A window of the Mesotoga prima MesG1.Ag.4.2 genome harbors these coding sequences:
- a CDS encoding xanthine dehydrogenase family protein molybdopterin-binding subunit, giving the protein MPERHEKVVGKKINRVDAREKVSGRAKFAADVSFDRQVNCALVIAKKAHGVLKSIDASSAKKIPGVEGVFTWRDVPGENQLGDVIKDMPCLVKEGERVRFYGDVVAVVAASSKKIAEEAADLVNVEIEELKPVLTIEEAIKDEIVIHGKSNVGVSRRIRKGNASKYFENSEHIFEGDFYAHYQEQAYMETQGVIVVPDIDYGFTVYGTMQCPYYVQGAVSNVLGIPMSRVRVIQTETGGAFGGKEDIPSYVASYAAIVANNLRRPAKLIYSREIDIQTTSKRHPIKSHYKVALEGKKIKAMTIEAYMDMGAYATLTPIVIFRTLVHAAGAYEIENVDVDVYAVYTNKVPPGAFRGFGSPQVLFAVESMLDDIAVQMGFDPMEFREINTLRPGSRTSTDHLLVNSVGAPETLSRVKKASKWKELVKETEEFNKSSEEVKRGVGLSHIFYGVSLGAGGQALDKSGAHVLIDRDGSVEVRIGGTEMGQGAKTVISIIAAEELGQSMDKIVVHQPDTAFVPDSGPTVASRTTIYSGNAVKSACASLRERLASVFCELTGCRLSSVRFEDGCVYGENENKLSFDEVVEHAYKKNVKLFETGWYETPKLKFDMDNGIGEAYVTYSYASQVVQVEVDLATGYSKVIKAFTAHDVGRSVNPEGVVGQIQGGFAQGMGYAIFEDMKQKDGKIISDNFNTYIIPTVHELPKELVIDVVEDPFPEGPYGAKGIGEPSLMPVPGAVANAISMAIGKRVRRIPVTPEYVLQLLENGSSLQE; this is encoded by the coding sequence ATGCCTGAAAGACACGAGAAGGTGGTCGGCAAAAAAATCAACAGAGTCGACGCTCGCGAGAAGGTGAGTGGCAGAGCAAAGTTCGCAGCAGATGTGTCTTTTGATAGACAGGTAAACTGCGCTCTTGTTATTGCAAAGAAAGCACACGGAGTTCTGAAGAGTATTGATGCTTCTTCCGCAAAAAAGATTCCCGGTGTCGAGGGTGTTTTCACCTGGAGAGACGTTCCCGGAGAGAACCAGCTTGGCGATGTGATAAAAGACATGCCTTGTCTAGTCAAAGAGGGCGAAAGAGTTAGATTCTACGGTGATGTAGTGGCTGTAGTCGCTGCAAGCAGCAAGAAGATAGCCGAAGAAGCTGCCGATCTTGTGAATGTTGAGATCGAAGAGCTTAAGCCGGTTCTAACAATAGAAGAGGCAATTAAGGATGAAATCGTTATTCATGGTAAGTCCAACGTAGGCGTTTCAAGAAGAATACGTAAAGGGAATGCCTCGAAGTACTTTGAGAATTCAGAACATATATTCGAAGGAGATTTCTACGCCCATTATCAGGAGCAGGCTTATATGGAGACCCAGGGAGTAATAGTGGTGCCCGACATTGACTACGGGTTCACTGTTTACGGAACAATGCAATGTCCTTACTATGTGCAAGGGGCCGTGTCGAATGTCCTGGGCATTCCTATGAGCCGAGTAAGAGTTATCCAAACCGAAACCGGCGGTGCATTTGGAGGAAAAGAGGACATTCCTTCTTATGTCGCTTCATATGCAGCCATAGTAGCCAATAACCTTCGAAGGCCGGCGAAACTGATTTATTCAAGAGAAATAGACATCCAGACAACTTCGAAGCGTCATCCCATAAAATCTCACTACAAAGTTGCCCTTGAAGGAAAGAAAATCAAAGCGATGACGATAGAGGCATACATGGATATGGGAGCGTATGCAACCCTTACTCCGATAGTTATCTTCAGAACGCTTGTTCATGCGGCCGGAGCTTACGAAATAGAAAATGTTGACGTCGATGTGTACGCAGTGTATACAAACAAAGTTCCTCCGGGAGCCTTCAGAGGTTTCGGTTCTCCTCAAGTTCTCTTTGCGGTTGAGAGCATGTTGGATGATATTGCTGTCCAGATGGGATTCGACCCAATGGAGTTCAGAGAAATTAACACTCTTAGACCGGGTTCTAGGACCTCTACCGATCATCTGTTAGTTAATAGCGTTGGTGCTCCGGAGACGCTTTCAAGAGTTAAGAAGGCTTCGAAATGGAAGGAACTTGTGAAAGAGACGGAGGAATTCAATAAGTCTAGTGAAGAAGTCAAAAGAGGGGTTGGTCTCTCTCACATCTTCTATGGGGTCAGCCTCGGTGCAGGAGGTCAGGCTCTCGACAAATCCGGCGCACACGTGCTGATAGACAGGGATGGTTCTGTCGAAGTGAGAATTGGTGGGACGGAAATGGGTCAGGGAGCCAAGACGGTGATCTCAATTATCGCGGCGGAAGAACTGGGGCAGAGTATGGACAAGATTGTTGTTCATCAACCTGATACCGCCTTCGTTCCGGACAGCGGGCCTACAGTAGCATCGAGAACTACCATTTACTCCGGAAACGCGGTGAAAAGCGCCTGTGCTTCTCTGCGGGAGAGATTGGCCTCTGTGTTCTGTGAACTCACTGGTTGCCGACTCTCATCTGTGAGATTTGAAGATGGTTGTGTTTATGGCGAAAATGAAAATAAGTTGTCATTCGATGAAGTAGTCGAACATGCCTACAAGAAAAATGTGAAACTTTTCGAAACAGGCTGGTATGAGACGCCTAAACTGAAATTCGATATGGACAACGGAATCGGGGAGGCGTACGTCACCTACTCATATGCAAGCCAGGTCGTTCAGGTCGAGGTCGATCTGGCGACAGGCTACAGCAAAGTTATCAAAGCTTTCACAGCCCATGACGTCGGTAGATCGGTCAATCCTGAAGGAGTGGTTGGCCAAATTCAAGGCGGTTTTGCGCAGGGGATGGGATACGCAATATTCGAGGACATGAAGCAAAAGGACGGAAAGATCATCTCCGATAATTTCAACACTTACATTATTCCGACTGTCCACGAACTTCCAAAAGAACTGGTCATTGATGTTGTGGAGGATCCCTTTCCAGAAGGTCCTTACGGTGCGAAGGGGATAGGAGAGCCTTCGCTGATGCCGGTACCCGGCGCAGTTGCCAATGCTATTTCTATGGCAATAGGAAAGCGTGTTAGAAGGATTCCGGTTACCCCAGAATATGTGCTTCAGCTCTTAGAAAATGGGTCGTCTTTACAAGAATAG
- a CDS encoding PLP-dependent cysteine synthase family protein has protein sequence MGKFVLGPTFEEMLHPEKIDRKTREIAWKMRKEDPLDPINLYNISWRDIDNRIYYFVLPKEFTGVDANIVVLYGKDFPTGSHKVGATYSILMEKVLRGEVDPTYHTLVWPSTGNYGIGGAWVGCRMKFDSVVILPEEMSAERFNIIKEYGARVFATPGCESNVKEIYDKAKELKAANPEKVRVLNQFDELGNYRFHYYVTGNTILEMMDELGLGNGRVSAVVATVGSAGTIACGDRIKEVYPEVKIVAGEPVQCPTLSLNGYGGHDIQGIGDKHVTWIHNVMNNDAVVALDDIECKKLLQVMTDEEGKKFLKEFLKADDVDTMADIFGISGVANIVGAIKMAKYYKMSNKDNIVTIATDNIDRYHSVMENMSKTYGELTRDEARHRFESYVLGAKTDWIFEGTMDNRLRWHNLKYYTWVEQQGRSVEELNKTMSQDFWKAESGKIEEIDELLLDYRVRNKE, from the coding sequence ATGGGTAAGTTCGTACTCGGTCCAACATTCGAGGAAATGTTGCATCCAGAGAAGATCGATAGAAAAACCAGAGAGATTGCATGGAAGATGAGAAAGGAAGATCCCCTGGATCCGATAAACCTTTACAACATTTCCTGGAGAGATATCGATAACAGGATCTACTATTTTGTTCTTCCAAAGGAGTTCACTGGAGTAGATGCGAATATCGTTGTACTGTATGGGAAAGACTTCCCAACTGGAAGTCACAAGGTAGGAGCAACGTATTCGATTTTGATGGAAAAAGTGTTGAGAGGAGAAGTGGATCCTACTTACCATACTCTGGTTTGGCCATCTACTGGCAACTATGGAATCGGTGGTGCATGGGTCGGCTGTAGAATGAAGTTTGACTCTGTGGTTATTCTTCCCGAAGAAATGTCGGCGGAGAGATTCAACATCATTAAAGAGTACGGAGCTAGAGTATTCGCAACTCCAGGGTGCGAGTCAAACGTGAAAGAAATCTACGATAAGGCGAAGGAACTTAAAGCGGCTAATCCGGAAAAAGTACGGGTGCTCAATCAGTTCGATGAGCTCGGTAATTATAGATTTCATTACTACGTAACTGGAAATACGATTCTGGAAATGATGGACGAACTCGGGCTTGGCAACGGAAGAGTTTCGGCAGTAGTGGCAACGGTGGGTTCGGCAGGAACTATTGCATGTGGGGACAGAATAAAGGAAGTGTATCCCGAAGTTAAAATCGTTGCTGGAGAACCTGTGCAATGTCCGACTCTATCACTTAACGGTTATGGAGGTCACGACATTCAGGGGATCGGGGATAAACACGTCACATGGATTCACAATGTAATGAACAACGATGCAGTTGTTGCGCTTGACGATATCGAGTGTAAGAAACTTCTTCAGGTAATGACGGACGAAGAAGGTAAGAAGTTCCTGAAAGAGTTTCTTAAAGCAGATGATGTCGATACAATGGCCGACATTTTTGGTATTTCAGGAGTAGCGAACATTGTCGGTGCGATAAAGATGGCGAAGTACTACAAAATGAGCAACAAAGACAACATCGTGACTATTGCGACTGATAACATCGACCGCTACCACTCTGTGATGGAAAACATGTCCAAAACCTATGGTGAACTCACCAGGGATGAAGCCAGGCACAGATTTGAATCATATGTTCTTGGTGCAAAGACAGACTGGATATTCGAGGGGACTATGGATAATAGATTGAGATGGCACAACCTAAAGTACTATACTTGGGTTGAGCAACAGGGAAGGTCTGTTGAAGAGTTGAACAAGACAATGTCACAGGACTTCTGGAAGGCAGAAAGCGGAAAGATTGAAGAGATTGACGAGCTCCTTCTCGATTATCGCGTAAGGAACAAAGAATAA
- a CDS encoding ABC transporter substrate-binding protein, giving the protein MKKFLLVSVVLMFSLILSATTIQFWHAMGGWRIDFLQSQADAFMELHPDIEVEVQYTGSYRDTLNKMIAAVQAGTAPHVVQVFEIGTQMMIDGEVAIPIEEMMEADPTFDIGKFMPQVLNYYRVNGKLYSMPFNSSNAIVFYNKSLFEKAGLDPHDPPTTFEDFIEVARKLTIKDSAGNVEQAGFTVSLNSWFFEQLLAAQDAPLIDQNNGRTGRPTKAVFNTPEGLAIFEWWNTMSQEGTMINTKFEDWTAARNLFISQKAAMLMTSTSDVALMMESAETNGFELGSVFLPRPSDSKAGGAIIGGGSLWLIDGHPDEETKAAWEFIKFMASTEQQIEWHKATGYFPVRKDSVEKLVASGYYGDYPDHLTALLQLLLSVQSYNTNGAITGAFPEIRTVVTTAIEKMIAKEMTPSEALKYAEDGATQAIRDYNEANY; this is encoded by the coding sequence TTGAAAAAGTTTCTTCTTGTTTCGGTCGTTTTGATGTTCTCACTTATTCTCTCAGCAACTACTATCCAGTTCTGGCATGCAATGGGTGGGTGGAGAATCGATTTCCTGCAGTCGCAGGCAGATGCGTTCATGGAGTTACACCCCGACATTGAAGTCGAAGTTCAGTACACCGGAAGCTACAGAGATACTCTTAACAAAATGATCGCAGCTGTGCAGGCTGGGACAGCTCCTCACGTGGTTCAGGTATTCGAAATCGGAACTCAGATGATGATCGACGGCGAAGTTGCAATCCCCATTGAAGAGATGATGGAGGCCGACCCGACATTTGATATCGGAAAGTTCATGCCACAGGTTCTCAACTATTACCGGGTAAATGGCAAACTCTATTCGATGCCGTTCAATTCATCAAACGCAATCGTTTTCTACAACAAGTCGCTCTTTGAAAAGGCCGGTCTAGATCCGCATGATCCTCCGACTACTTTTGAAGATTTCATCGAAGTGGCCAGGAAGCTGACCATAAAGGACTCGGCTGGAAACGTGGAGCAGGCAGGATTTACCGTATCTCTTAATTCATGGTTCTTTGAGCAACTACTGGCGGCACAGGACGCCCCGCTAATTGATCAGAACAATGGCAGAACCGGAAGACCCACGAAGGCAGTCTTCAATACTCCTGAAGGTCTGGCGATCTTCGAGTGGTGGAATACCATGTCGCAGGAAGGTACAATGATAAACACGAAGTTTGAAGACTGGACCGCTGCAAGAAACCTGTTTATTTCGCAAAAAGCGGCAATGTTGATGACTTCCACTTCGGATGTTGCCCTGATGATGGAATCCGCCGAGACGAATGGTTTTGAGCTTGGTAGTGTCTTTTTGCCAAGACCCTCTGATTCGAAAGCTGGAGGAGCTATCATAGGCGGTGGAAGTCTGTGGCTGATCGATGGCCATCCAGACGAAGAAACCAAGGCTGCCTGGGAGTTTATCAAGTTCATGGCTAGCACCGAGCAGCAGATTGAATGGCACAAAGCTACTGGATACTTCCCGGTTAGAAAGGATTCCGTTGAGAAACTCGTTGCCAGCGGGTATTACGGTGATTACCCCGATCACCTGACAGCGCTTTTACAACTTTTGCTTTCAGTCCAGAGTTACAACACTAACGGAGCAATAACTGGAGCATTCCCTGAGATAAGAACCGTGGTAACAACCGCGATTGAAAAGATGATCGCTAAAGAAATGACTCCTTCCGAGGCGCTGAAGTACGCTGAAGATGGAGCAACTCAAGCAATTCGCGACTATAACGAAGCCAATTACTAA